Within Engraulis encrasicolus isolate BLACKSEA-1 chromosome 8, IST_EnEncr_1.0, whole genome shotgun sequence, the genomic segment gtgagagagagagagagagagagagagagagagagagagagagagagaaagagagagagggaatttaATTCACAAATACCGACAAATACAGAGGTAGTTCTGCGCCAGTAATTATGTGGGGCCCCTTTAGTcaatagtgcccgggccctatttctcccccagtccagccctgtgaggATCTGTAAAGTCTTCTGCAGGGGACGTGAAGTGTGTCATCCACTTACACCGAGTGCTAACGCGGCTctactccctctccctgtctgccttTTCACTCTCCATCCATCAAAGCTCAGGGCGCGGGACATACCACTGACAGGACTGGGTTTTTTTTCGTTGGGAAATATcagtgcagggccagattaacgcacaggctagatatgggtgTGTGCAGCcgaggggcccccacctgtcaggtgggccctgattgaccaaaagtggaaaatgacagaattgtgacaagatgcaatattagaaaattcatctgtcatgttaaacgcagttggtagacgtgttatcctatcttgtaattatgacattTATCGCAAATTtatcgcaaaatttgccttcctgggggcccacagcaacctgaagCCTAGggggggcccaggccatcttaatccagccctgtatcAGTGCATTAGTGGAATGATACCCTGAAAGCTCAACCTGTCATTTTTTACAATACATGCCTGGCCCTTTTGAATGTTCAAATGTATTGTATGCTTTTGAATCAAACTGCTGAGCTGTCAcatattgttgctatatttttttgaaaaataaaaaaatatttttgaaaatagatTTTTTGTGTTGTCCACACTACAACGAGCTAAGACGATGAGGAACTCTGCACAGTGTATTGCCTAAAAACGCGCAATAATGGTTCGTCAATTGCAGTTGTGAGGCGTACATAGGCCCTACATATCTCTCCAGCACTGCTGCCTGCAAGCACTAGACATTTGTCATTTCTCCCTCAGTTCGGCGGAAAATCTATTGAATCaagcgtgtgctgtgctgtgtgtgtgggggccgtCCGATGACCTTGCTTCTTGTGATGCCAAAAGCTGTAACTCGGCTCCCGCTCCGCTTGTTGATGTCATTTATCTCGCCACCTCCAGCGTGCTGCTGTGCTGATTCACTCCTCTGACCTTGCATCGCTTTCCTGCCATTGTCTGTATGGCACGACCCTCAGATAGCAAAAAGGCATCCTTCAGAACTCCTGCCAGGCCAGGCCACTGAGGCCAAGCATCctgaaagatgtttttttcttctttctgttgTATTGTTttccacacacaatcacattagAGAGTCATTCATACAATACTGATCGCATTATTATTTTGATAGTCATAAAATcaaacaaatgtaaaaataatgtGTACCGTTTGAAGTGTATTTCTGTGTTGGCACGCCTGAAAAGTaatgtgattggctgatggaGCAAAGAACTCTGAGCACTGGTGAAACGCACTGGACAACATCACATATGCAGAGTAGAATccatttatgtaggctatgcctaTTTTCAGAGGTGTCAAGCAATGCTATACTATAAGAAAATCATGCAAAATATTAAACATGTAATTAAAATGCATCTTCCAGTCAACATACGTTattagaataggcctactttgtattTACCAAACTAATTTGCCTTGTTTTCATGTGTGTTCACTCTGTGTTTCACTTGTTCAATTGCAGGTTTTaaagtgtactgtactgttaaAGTGTGCGCACATCTAACAAGTGTGCAATTGAATTTGAAAGATACATTACTCTTACTGTATGAACAGTCTTCCACTATTctggcctaggctacaaagccaGAGTGCAGTAGCTAACTACATATTTGATctatcaaaattgagtttagactgaaaatggtcttcattgcacttcctttatcttgtgatTAAGCCCTAAGGTCCAAAAGTGTCCCTTTTTTAGAGATGGTGCTGTCAAATTtgtagtaactacaatatccaaccaaatACCAAGGATTTgagggcatttttctcagtttcaatgttggcgtagttgctgcactttgccattgtagggcagtattgttggCTACTTTAGAAGAAAATAAATGCAATGATAAAGTATCACTGCATAAGTAAACTGATtcattttgcagtgttgattaaacacacacagagttgaatttaacactacaATGAATGGGAACGTATGGTCCGAATATTGCAGAAACACTAGGCTATTCTACAATAGTGTTAAATTCGATTTTGTAAATGTAGCCTACCACTGCAAAACCAAATTATTAATTCTTCAGTGTTAAGTAGTTTCTTCCTGCAAATGGGGtagccagcgggcctattcaactatgtgctgaaaatactcaactacatcataacaacattgctatgatgacATCACCGAGAGCCTTAATAAACAGATttagacatagtcattacaatgttggtgacagtaaggttataacatactaAGATCTGTGTTAAGGGTAAGCAGTCAAAGACTTGCATTTGGGCCCATATAGTGCAGAAATagtgcaaaatgtactgtgtgattttttttgtggtggagTATCTCACTCTGCGGAATAATTCCTCTTCACAGGCCACTGATCTGTCTGGATGGTGACCCAGCTGAGGCTTGAGGTCGCCCCCACCGATCACTTCCTTCCACATTTGTGTCACAGAggccagcagggctggactaggggagaaatagtgcccgggcactattggcttaaagggcaactcctgccaatttcaatgtgctgttgtattgctcacactacccttgacttgtcagtacccggtgacgccgcagtttttggcccagccctttctgagatatgagctattctaatgggggcaacatttgtttacatttttttaaaaaaatgagcataggcctactcttaatattttcccaaaaggtatcgtatcgctgtttgctagctgtctgctgatgttgcataaccttttggatgtttttgggaataaataaaaatgtttttttgaaatgtaaacaaaagttgcccccattagaatagctcatatctccgaAAGGGCTGGTCCAAAAACtgcagcgtcaccgggtactgacaagtcaagggtagcgttagcaatacaacagcacattgaaattcgcaggagttgccctttaaaggggcctgtcacaataaagggccgcagaactggctcaccggtgggccccgcatcctcgtattttcagaaatgtaaaatgttttttacatttctgaaaatacgggCCCCCGAGGgtccggggcccactgggaaatgcccgctatggcaGATGACCTGTCCAGCCCTGTCACAGAGGCCAGCAGGAATTAAGGTCACAAGTGAAGTGCTCAGCAGAGTACGTGTCGTGTCAGTCGGCTGAAATGTTTTGGAGTCCGTATGCTACTGGtcagggttgcatttctcgaaaccatagttgctaactacattagctactttgttgtttgcaatgcaatttcccattggcaattacccaagttgctaacaggctaacaccTATGCTTTCGAGAGATGCACCCCTGGTGTGGTCTAAGCTCTTTTCCCTCTGATCTGCTTTTCATGAAATGCATGAAAGGTTATTATTATATCTCAACATTGCGAAACTAGTTTCATTACTTCTGGTTGTGAGTtcattaattatcattattatatggttgtgacgtcatcggtcgaatgctccattcatttcaacggggctccccaacgttcgcacgtctgttatttttcgataacggacgggttggtctataacagaccgctgtcaatggcaacacgacttttcactgctaaagcgacttttcaacaagactctaatcagctgctgtgatagacaacacctgttgtcctggctacctagctgttagtggtgttccacaacggcgcagcaacaatcttttgacattaaaactataatagcctagacttcacattaaataggcctaaagaaatgtccccgccatgtgtgaatcatttaagtatatccatataataagcgggttaactttcggcgagtcggtcgctttgtggaatagcagcacttcagagagaacaagacccctccgctccgcgtcggggtctaaagattctctctgtcgtgctgctattccacggtagcgaccttcttgctgaacgttaacccttacgtaatgcaGCTAAACAAGAATGTAATATGAGAGCACATTATTATCATTTTTGTGCCATGATTAAGTAATAGTCGTGACTGATTGTTTTTGCCTCACACAACAATGTTGGTGTTATCCAATGAGTGTTTCCGTAGTCTCTGTGCAAATGGGCCCATGAGTCTTGCTGAAAAgactccactacatcataacaacattgctatgacattacagagagccttaaataacTATTTAAAACTTGGTCATTAGAATTGTGCTGATAATAAGGTTATTACatgggctctgcacaaaggggttaacttCACTTATAGAAAACAATATAGTCCATAATTTCAGGACCACCTCTGCAGGCAAGTGCTGTTGTCCACATGTGACAATGTGACAGATCTTTGACTATAGCCTACTGTTTTCTAGACCAGGCTACATAGGCGTGCACATATCGGAACGAAGTGGTgccaaagcacctgcccctttcccTAATTGAcataaaatgccctttttgaaaaaggtaaaaaaataaaaaaaattgccacAATGCACTGTTGACCATGTGGACATGATAATCGATGAATGCCTTCCAATCAAATGCATAAGCCTAGTTAGGCAATCGGAAGTTCCTCATGCCCCCAGCAATGGCCAACGTGCATTCATTCGTTATATAGGCCTAATCCAGTGCCACGCAGTCCAAATGACCTGTCctattcaaccaggtgatcgttCAACCAGtatatcacctggttgaattggacaggtaaaaccaggtcatttggaatatgtggaactggattgtaactaatgaatccaggtgcAGTAGGCAGCCCATCACTGCATATTTCTtctgttttaaatatttttttgtctttttcggcttaatttgacaggacagtatgagaggtggacaggaagcgaatggggagacaaatggggaggggtcggcaaaggacccggtgccgggaatcaaacccgcgtcagccacatggtagacgagtgccctaccggtaagccacggcagggcctcttcATTGCATATTTCAGAAGGGGCCCCATATGTATCTCAGCCTACGCAGCATCAAAGCTAAAATTTGCCAGTTCAAATGTGTTATGTGGGCCACGTGTAGGCGGACCATCTGAGCTACCACTGGGACATACCGAGTTGGCTAAAGCAATCCCATTTCCATTCTCATTGAAACATTTCTGCTCAGCGTTCCGGTTGCCTGGGATACAAGGCACAGGGTGCTACCCAGCAGGGCCAATGACAGCTTGggttgggtccaggacaaagtcctctgaaagggccccaaacaaaatacattcaatgtaatgacgacCAAATGATGGCCccacatctccctgggcccgggacaacctgacccctttgtccaccaaGCAGACCACCAagccacacttctcctcttcctttcagAAGAATGGGACATGTATGTGTACAGTCTTTCCTTTAGTTAAAATTGATTTTTAAAAAGATGGATAAATACAACACATGTGGTGTCATTCTTCCTCATTAGCCCTGGAGACATCTTTAAGGTAAAATGTTCATCAACAGAGATGCGAACTGGATTAATAAGACACATTCCTGCTGGCTTTAGGCGTACACAGTgtatacgtatatacagtatgtggcatTTAATGTAGGCTAACTGGCTGGTCGCAAATTAGAACCTGTTTGATTTTGAATGACTTGAACATATCTGTGGAACTGGATTGCAGCAACTGGAACAAAAAATAACAACTCTCTAGGAAAACTATTGTGTAACAAATAAAAAATTGTGACATTTGGGTGTTGCTGATATTGCACATCACGTCACTTTGAAAACCATTTGCTGGCTAGGTACAGTGTGCATTACTTTTCTCTGATACTGCAGACAGTTATGATTCAAGTTGTGCATTTTAGTACTTTATTTAAAATCTGTGCAAGTAAACaccaaaaaatgaaaacaatacaAAATTATATTaaccataatcataataatatagCAGTTTATCTGCAGGAAACAATGCACATAttcatacagtatttatttaaTTCTTTAAACAAGCAGTCATTCTGAAGTTCCAACATAACTCGATTTAGCACTTGAACTGTCTGTGTAGGAGTTGATTGTTAGTCTTCTACTTGTAAaagtgaataataacaaaaacaaacaaatattaacaataaaaaataacaaacatAATGCACATCTGTTTCCAAAGTTTTTAactatttctgtttttttatcgTCTtttatctttttgttcagcagtCTACAACTTATGACTGATGGACAAATCACATTTTTAATGCTATGGGCTTCATGGCAGAATACCTATGCTTTAAGACTCGGACTCCATAGACTCCCTGTGTCCTTTGCAACACAGGGGCCGTCCCATGCAACGTCATGCAACAGGCAGTCAGTATCAGACATAACACAACATGTTGCAGAAGAAATTACTGTAATATTATTACCATGTCGAGACACATGCAAAAGAGGGACtgaaaactgaaaaaaacaaaaaacaaataaagaacTGAATTTATCTTTACCATTATTTACAGTGTCACATGACAAGCGTTAATATTTCCTCTGGGGAATTTAAAACATCTCTCTTTCATCCATACAAAATAGTTTGTTTTTTCATAAAAGTTAAGCTATGCACAGATATTTAGATTGCAATACCTAACAATGAATCTGTGACAATAAAGCTACGGTGAGTGAAAAAGTAAGACTTTAAAATGTAACGAGTCAGAAAACTTCTCAGGgaaacacagaaaaataaaactTGCATCTTTGACTACCTTCCTGTGACACAGTTGACACTTCAAAAATAGCTTTGATGCTTAACTGACACTGGGTGTTATCTCATAGTCAAGCTGGGACTTCCCTCCCAGTGTACAGTAAATACATGTCATTTCAAACTGATGTTCATTCCAGAGATTGCATTATGTGTATGTTGAGTGATCAAAGTTTTGAACTTAAGGGACTGATTTTACTTGTTACAGTATGTGCCTTGCCAATAAAACAGTAAAAACCACGTGTTCATGTTGGCACATGTTACAACTGCTAGACATGGTACAGCTCACAAGCAGTTCATCAAATAATTGAGTATATGGACAAATTAAAGAAGTTCTGGAAGAAAATGCCAATATTTTCTATCCATATCACATACTCTGAAATGTGGAGACAATATTATGCCACACATGAAACCATTAATCCATCAGCGTGGCACTTTCCCTTGATAACAGATTGGGTCAGTCATATGAGtatttataacattacaaacatCAGCTGCAAATGTTGAAATGGTCATTCTTCTTTCAAAAAAGTCTTATTTTCCACGAGTGAGACACTCAGTACTGATCAATAATCACTTTTAGTGAATTAGGGTGGAGGATATTCGAAAGTACTTCCCACAAAAAGGGATTATCACGCATGTATTCGGCAAGTGAAAAAGAGTAACATATCTTTAAAAGCATCAATCAGATGCTTTCACATGAACATAACAAATAGATAATGAACATAACAAAAAGATACTCAAGTGCCATGAAACTCTGTCATAGTAGACGGTGGTATTATACTTTCCTCAGAAAGTACTATTTTCTTCTGTGAAACAGAATTTCAAATTGTATATGTAAACATAACACAAAGAAGAGGGAAACAACTCGCAAATGGCCTCATAACTGATTGCTACATTAACATAATCACACATTTTAAAAAGGGGGACAGAAAATCAAACAGCCACCACGTCACATGACTTGATTCGGTCACTGGGTCTTTTTCAGTGACCCATTCAGCCTCTGGGCCTCACTGTGAGACCTCTCGTTCTGATCTCCCTCAGTCTGTCGCAGGTTGAGCGTCTGCATAAAATCCTGCCTGTCTATGGAGGACGAGGGTTCCTCTTTTATTTTCACCTGCAGCACGGGGCACGCAGTCCTACCCCGTTCCCTTTCCCCGCTCTCCCTCAGCTTCTCTGCATTGTTCTTCTGCAGCATGTAGTACAGAATGGGGTTGGATCTCATCAGCCGAGGTGAGTCTGGCTgagagtcctcctcctcctcctccttctcgtccCCACTGGTGGTGGTTGGGGCGACTTTTGGTTTCGGAGACCCCTGTGTCCCCTGAGCATTCCAAGCAGGTGATCCAGGAGCggtatgacgatgatgatgatgatgatgatgatgatgggtcaTAGTTAGCCCAGCATTCTGTGACCTTGGGTCAGCAGGAGCAGGGACATGTACTTGCATCACGCTAGTGGTCTTATtgtctgtgttgttgtggtggtcCACAGACTGATGATGAGGGGCCCTGCCACCACTACTGAGTGTGTTGTAACTGTGCTTGGGAGAACCTGTGGGGGGGAGCGTGGACTGAGGGGAGAACTCCCTCAGACTGTTGTTAGAGAGAAGGAGTTGCTTCAGGACGTTAAAGCCGCCAGCGCTGTCACCACCAGGGGGAGAGTCACTGACAGCTGCAGCAGAGCACCTCATTGGTGGGCTGTCTGCGATGGGAGGGCTTTGGGAACCTTTGACCTCTACGTTGCCTGGCAATACAGAGTTAGAACAagtgctactgctactgccaaaaccgctgctgctgctattgttgttgttgctgttgctattCGTCGCCCTCTGAATATTATGGCTGTCAGGAGTCACGCAAGTCTCACTCCCAGTGGGGTGCCCTGCTTTGGGCTCTGGAGAATATTTCCGCTTCTTGGGGATGGTTGGCCCTTGGTGCTGCTGCTCCGGttgctgctccacctcctccttgacAGAGACCATCTTCTGGGAGTTGCAGTTGCCTGGGGAGGTGCTGAAAAGGACGGCCCTGGGCTGCTTGAGGAGGTGGCTGAGGAGGCCGTCTCTGGGGATGGGGACGGTctctggggaggaggagggctcCTGTTTAATGACCGTGACGTGGGGGACACTGAGCAAACCGCTCGTGCTGCTGGAGTCTGACAGTATGTTCTGGCTGGTCTTTCTGGTCTGACGTTCAGGGCCAGATGTTTCATGATGCTCAGAAGGCGACTCTGGCTCTGTCTTCACTGCTACCGGTATGTCCATCATCGTCACAGGGCTTTGTGATGAGACACCCAGGCTCTCACACTGGCTGCTGAACGGTTTGTTGTCCTGACAATTGCCCCGCCCCAGTTCTCTTTTCCGTTTATTACACCCCACTTTGTCTTTGCTGGATGGATTTCCCAGGAGAAGTTGGAGAACGGTGCGCCTTTCCAGCAGGTTCTCGATCTCGGAAGAGGACTGTAAGGACTCTGGGCGTTGTTGCGAGGCTGTAGTAGCATAAGAGCCGTCGGACCTGGGTGAGGGGCTCTGCTGAACCGGCGGAGCGTTGAGCCTTTCCAGCAAAGTCAAACTGTGATTGAGCCTCTTTTCCTGAGGTGGCCTCTGGACTGTGGAGGCTGCTACTGTGGTGCTGGAGGTTTTGAGTGGTGGCGGGGATGGGCTTACACTCTGTTTCCCTGACTGTGCTAAATTCTGCAGTAACATACTGGCACTGAAGCCAGCCTCCGAAACGCTCGACTCACTTGGAAATGATTTGTTTGATTTGCACAGATCAAGGGGAATGGACTGTGAATGAGAAGAAGAGTCATATACTAAACTGTATGGAGAAGAAGCATTGCTTCTGGTGTCTTTGCCATACGACAAAGGGGGCAAGATCAGGGGGCTTTTACTTACACGTCCACACTGAGGACTTCGAGTCCTTGTCATTTCCTCACACCTGTTCACTACAGTATGTCTGGCCGCTGGCGCACCACGAACCTTAGGGattacacccgggtgcaaatctGGATTACTCAGACTTTTGTTCTTGTTGTTCACGTTCCCATTATTTTTATGGTCAAGCAACAGCTGCAAAAGGGTAACCTTGTGGTGTGGCTTCATTTCgtgattactactactactgtcaaactctctctccctgttgttGTTGCAAATGGTTGAGTGCAACAAGGAGGCTGGGTCAGTCTTCCATTTCAGACATTCTGTGATTCTGTctaaggcaggagaggaggaggtggaggaggaggaggaagac encodes:
- the nrip1a gene encoding nuclear receptor-interacting protein 1 encodes the protein MTHGEETGPETHQDDSAVLTFLEGLLMHQVAGAQQGATTTATQQRCQAGHPGMPGNQEQGTNNNNKATLPGSQGQPNHTPPLPHNNNADLERTVTVATNGRGTQHLKKARLLRSEVWTTEHESKTRSSPPLPPLPPAESNGQTQKDMDDHHATSGLNGSSKTCKGGAGESTLLASLLQSFSSRLQNVALSQQLVQSLKHHNHQQQQQPQQQPQPQPQQGEGSSSSHVVNRNQQETDKEPGLCRPESASSQLKGLIKKSKAQNQSSNNTVPYQRRRNSQERRQQQQQCQEAPPKVLQHQNTSSSSPSPNGSISCANRLKAVANIVNIRSSPAPSPRPSVACSQLALLLSSEAHLQQYSREQALKAQLAAGRSASERLAAMATHNKTPDAKHQRTTPDTLSSLHVKNGSAGTPETTLTPNIQSLSGTPPNHHGRTGDSPRPPLPFRGRRPFERPFSSRPAQHCSSLLLQLLNNHNTQHQLNSRGHMRSDLSTTKYAQGSPVARGDLSTKYAQGSPVARGDLSTKYAQGSPVARGDLSTKYAQGSPVARADLSTRYAHQGSPAARSDGGGHSSPDSSFPKDSSDAESSCSSSCTPIDLSLKGRRVSVPPQPPPPPPPPPVPSSSSSSSSTSSSPALDRITECLKWKTDPASLLHSTICNNNREREFDSSSSNHEMKPHHKVTLLQLLLDHKNNGNVNNKNKSLSNPDLHPGVIPKVRGAPAARHTVVNRCEEMTRTRSPQCGRVSKSPLILPPLSYGKDTRSNASSPYSLVYDSSSHSQSIPLDLCKSNKSFPSESSVSEAGFSASMLLQNLAQSGKQSVSPSPPPLKTSSTTVAASTVQRPPQEKRLNHSLTLLERLNAPPVQQSPSPRSDGSYATTASQQRPESLQSSSEIENLLERRTVLQLLLGNPSSKDKVGCNKRKRELGRGNCQDNKPFSSQCESLGVSSQSPVTMMDIPVAVKTEPESPSEHHETSGPERQTRKTSQNILSDSSSTSGLLSVPHVTVIKQEPSSSPETVPIPRDGLLSHLLKQPRAVLFSTSPGNCNSQKMVSVKEEVEQQPEQQHQGPTIPKKRKYSPEPKAGHPTGSETCVTPDSHNIQRATNSNSNNNNSSSSGFGSSSSTCSNSVLPGNVEVKGSQSPPIADSPPMRCSAAAVSDSPPGGDSAGGFNVLKQLLLSNNSLREFSPQSTLPPTGSPKHSYNTLSSGGRAPHHQSVDHHNNTDNKTTSVMQVHVPAPADPRSQNAGLTMTHHHHHHHHHRHTAPGSPAWNAQGTQGSPKPKVAPTTTSGDEKEEEEEDSQPDSPRLMRSNPILYYMLQKNNAEKLRESGERERGRTACPVLQVKIKEEPSSSIDRQDFMQTLNLRQTEGDQNERSHSEAQRLNGSLKKTQ